The following proteins come from a genomic window of Athalia rosae chromosome 1, iyAthRosa1.1, whole genome shotgun sequence:
- the LOC105682997 gene encoding nanos homolog 3 gives MKVLVSQQLPMLHVSNSFFPYNPSLEEELKRLFNFTLNPDNCERGNDVREEFKQNGQDSEYCPELETGAIPLPNPRRRKSNRKPLATECVFCRNNGEEAHYYRRHLLKDADGRIMCPILRAYTCPICGACGDAAHTIKYCPSNKNPEAVATVNALKVLRNSTGKRRSK, from the exons ATGAAAGTTCTGGTATCGCAGCAATTGCCGATGCTACATGTGTCGAATTCCTTCTTCCCATATAATCCAAGTCTGGAAGAAGAACTGAAGCGACTTTTCAACTTTACTTTGAACCCCGATAATTGCGAACGTGGTAATG ATGTGAGAGAAGAATTCAAGCAAAATGGCCAAGACTCCGAGTATTGCCCAGAGTTGGAAACTGGTGCGATTCCTCTTCCAAATCCCAGAAGGAGGAAATCTAACAGGAAACCTCTTGCCACCGAGTGCGTATTCTGCAGAAACAATGGGGAGGAAgctcattattatcgtcgtcatttGCTCAAAGATGCCGATGGTCGCATTATGTGCCCAATTCTAAG agCTTACACGTGTCCGATTTGTGGAGCGTGCGGGGACGCGGCACATACGATAAAGTACTGTCCCTCGAACAAGAATCCGGAGGCTGTTGCAACCGTAAACGCGTTGAAGGTTTTGAGAAACTCTACTGGCAAACGTcgttcgaagtaa
- the LOC105682981 gene encoding uncharacterized protein LOC105682981: protein MVGKMFAFLMTIGTLLDATILISGHFLHPYKNIVSPGDVSIATPSSSGSMPLFLLHILKQKLSYPKIIRVVTTTSASATCICVPYYLCDSNNNIITDGMGVIDIRIRQCSGDLEVCCYLPNTNGSTPQPIPTVPPTIAPTIPPTMAPTIPPTMAPTMAPTMAPTMAPTMAPTVAPTMAPTMAPTMAPTMAPTVAPTMAPTMAPTMAPTMAPTVAPTMAPTMAPTMAPTVAPTMAPTMAPTMAPTMAPTVAPTMAPTMAPTMAPTVAPTMAPTMAPTMAPTVAPTMAPTMAPTVAPTMAPTMAPTMAPVTVFPTSQPNINCVCVESYQCDATGVIIVSGAGVIDPRQQQGFCPIATQVCCRIPTNTVVFPTAMPMVTSMSPVNPGEICVCVRPWQCDSAGFVIVSGAGSIDPRFPIGRQGQLGGSCGIADEICCRIPPNGQDSAVGVPTSTGATATLGPLRNPGTDRACICVPTLQCAAGFVVTQDGAGIIDPRFGICPMAQDICCQPQGIIVSTGSSGRQTLIVSSGTPATTFDACGIKGANSTSSGQSMPTGSGGTAFAEFPWMVALLVRQTSAPLLFQCGGSLVSTKAVLTAVHCVTGQETGRLVVRVGEWDTRTTNEPLSYQETGVQMVIKHPQFYSGGLYHDVAVLILASEVNYQLNVRPICLPQQGMVLTPGIRCFATGWGRNSFGVEGQYQAVLRQVDLPIIERGECQTRLRSTRLGAYFQLHGSFMCAGGEPSKDTCTGDGGGPLVCPTSSGRYVQVGIVSWGIGCGASSTPAVYASVPQHRQWIDQQLANYGVL from the exons ATGGTCGGGAAAATGTTTGCGTTTTTGATGACAATTGGTACTTTACTGGACGCGACGATTCTGATTTCGGGGCATTTTCTACATCCGTACAAGAACATCGTATCGCCTGGAGATGTGTCGATAGCTACCCCCTCGTCGTCGGGTTCGATGCCTCTGTTtttacttcacattttgaaacaaaaactgaGTTACCCGAAAATTATAAGAGTTGTCACGACTACCTCTGCATCCGCCACCTGCATATGCGTTCCTTATTACCTGTGTGACTCCAACAACAACATAATCACCGATGGAATGGGAGTGATTGACATCAG AATTCGACAATGCTCGGGGGATTTGGAAGTCTGCTGTTATTTGCCTAATACCAACGGATCTACACCCCAACCTATTCCTACTGTTCCACCAACTATTGCTCCTACAATACCACCAACTATGGCGCCAACAATCCCTCCAACAATGGCACCAACGATGGCTCCGACGATGGCACCAACGATGGCCCCGACAATGGCTCCAACAGTGGCACCAACAATGGCTCCGACAATGGCACCGACGATGGCCCCGACAATGGCTCCAACAGTGGCACCAACAATGGCTCCGACAATGGCACCGACTATGGCCCCGACAATGGCTCCAACAGTGGCACCAACAATGGCACCAACGATGGCACCGACAATGGCTCCGACAGTGGCTCCGACGATGGCACCAACGATGGCACCAACAATGGCACCGACAATGGCTCCGACAGTGGCACCAACAATGGCACCAACGATGGCACCGACAATGGCTCCGACAGTGGCTCCGACGATGGCACCAACGATGGCACCAACAATGGCTCCGACAGTGGCACCAACGATGGCACCAACAATGGCTCCGACAGTGGCTCCGACGATGGCACCAACGATGGCGCCAACAATGGCACCAGTAACGGTATTCCCGACATCACAGCCAAATATTAACTGCGTATGCGTGGAATCGTATCAATGCGATGCCACAGGCGTGATAATCGTATCCGGAGCAGGTGTGATCGACCCCCGACAGCAACAAGGTTTTTGTCCGATCGCTACACAGGTGTGTTGTCGTATCCCAACAAATACCGTAGTATTTCCAACAGCTATGCCAATGGTCACTTCGATGTCTCCCGTAAACCCCGGTGAAATTTGCGTCTGCGTTAGACCCTGGCAATGCGATTCAGCCGGTTTTGTCATCGTCTCAGGCGCCGGTAGCATTGACCCTCGATTCCCAATCGGACGTCAAGGTCAGTTAGGTGGTAGCTGTGGCATAGCAGATGAAATATGCTGCAGGATTCCACCCAATGGGCAGGACTCCGCTGTCGGTGTCCCTACCAGTACCGGAGCTACCGCAACCCTCGGACCCCTCAGGAATCCTGGAACAGACCGAGCTTGTATCTGTGTACCGACTCTACAATGCGCCGCAGGATTTGTCGTCACTCAGGACGGTGCTGGGATCATCGACCCCAGATTCGGGATCTGTCCAATGGCTCAAGACATCTGCTGCCAGCCGCAAGGAATCATCGTATCTACGGGTTCGAGCGGAAGGCAGACTCTGATCGTTTCCAGTGGGACACCCGCGACTACCTTCGATGCCTGTGGGATTAAAGGTGCAAATTCCACCTCCTCAG GTCAATCGATGCCCACTGGATCCGGTGGCACCGCCTTTGCGGAGTTTCCATGGATGGTAGCACTTTTGGTGCGTCAGACCAGCGCCCCTTTGCTCTTCCAGTGCGGCGGGTCTCTCGTGTCGACGAAAGCGGTGCTCACTGCAGTACATTGTGTAACTGG GCAAGAAACGGGCAGACTGGTGGTACGCGTCGGCGAGTGGGACACAAGAACTACTAACGAGCCGTTATCCTATCAGGAAACCGGGGTTCAAATGGTCATAAAACATCCGCAGTTTTACAGCGGTGGTCTTTACCACGACGTAGCAGTCCTGATACTCGCGTCCGAAGTTAATTATCAATTGAACGTACGCCCGATCTGTTTACCTCAACAAGGCATGGTCCTCACCCCGGGAATCAGATGCTTCGCTACGGGATGGGGACGTAATTCTTTcg GAGTGGAGGGGCAGTATCAAGCCGTTCTGCGACAAGTCGATCTGCCGATAATCGAAAGGGGCGAATGTCAAACGCGTTTAAGGTCAACGCGACTCGGTGCGTATTTCCAATTGCACGGTAGCTTCATGTGCGCCGGCGGTGAACCCAGCAAAGACACTTGTACGGGCGACGGAGGAGGTCCTCTGGTCTGTCCCACTTCGTCGGGTAGATACGTTCAG gtTGGAATCGTGTCCTGGGGAATCGGATGCGGTGCATCTAGCACTCCGGCGGTATACGCGAGCGTTCCTCAGCACAGACAATGGATCGATCAACAGTTGGCTAATTACGGAGTCCTTTAA
- the LOC105682996 gene encoding phenoloxidase-activating factor 2-like, whose protein sequence is MQCLGFLIALLGVVSGAPDREKRQVGTSLVGLQCQEIFGVACDSLNNPSPPPPLKTDLPTEAPSDCQCVTYYLCSSDKVVVTDGSFVIDKRVGETCPGILDVCCNKASIIPAPTDNATSSPPTDRPRPNQTPTPIPIPTPTPSPIPRPTVKPPAILPGCGHRNPGGVTIRIAGTDTESQFAEFPWMVAVLKKPLVPGGRSVYECGGSLIHPRVILTAAHTVEKKSVEELLVRAGEWDTQIRSEPIPHQERQVMAKILHENFNTNNLQNDFALLIVREAFIIAPNVNVLCLPQPTDIFDAARCTATGWGKNNFDQTGRFQSVLKKIELPVVPHEPCQTFLRLTRLGQPFVLDKTFICAGGEAGQDTCTGDGGSPLACPLANDPNRYVQAGIVAWGIGCGGDRQPGVYANVARARRWIDSKMAQYNLDTSSYTI, encoded by the exons ATGCAGTGTCTAGGATTTTTAATCGCTCTTCTGGGTGTAGTCAGTGGGGCACCAGATCGCGAAAAACGGCAAGTCGGTACCTCTCTGGTCGGTCTGCAGTGCCAGGAGATTTTCGGCGTCGCTTGCGACTCGCTGAACAATCCTTCGCCTCCGCCACCCCTAAAAACGGACCTACCCACGGAGGCGCCGTCCGATTGCCAATGTGTCACCTACTATTTGTGCTCTAGTGACAAAGTCGTTGTCACCGATGGTTCATTCGTCATTGACAAAAG AGTTGGCGAGACGTGTCCCGGGATCCTGGACGTCTGTTGCAACAAAGCGTCGATCATTCCCGCTCCGACTGACAACGCGACGTCGTCGCCTCCGACGGACAGACCGCGACCGAACCAAACGCCAACGCCGATCCCGATCCCAACGCCGACGCCGTCGCCGATCCCGAGACCGACCGTGAAGCCACCCGCAATCCTGCCGGGCTGCGGCCACCGGAACCCCGGAGGAGTCACTATTCGTATCGCTGGAACCGACACCGAAAGCCAATTCGCCGAATTTCCGTGGATGGTAGCGGTTCTCAAAAAACCCTTGGTTCCGGGGGGACGCAGCGTTTACGAATGCGGTGGTTCACTGATCCACCCCCGGGTCATCCTCACCGCGGCCCACACCGTGGAAAA gAAGAGCGTCGAAGAATTGCTCGTAAGGGCAGGTGAATGGGATACGCAGATACGATCGGAGCCGATCCCCCACCAGGAACGTCAAGTGATGGCGAAGATACTACACGAGAATTTCAACACCAACAATCTACAAAATGATTTCGCCCTTCTGATAGTACGCGAGGCTTTCATAATCGCTCCCAACGTCAATGTGCTCTGTCTTCCGCAACCGACGGACATTTTCGATGCCGCAAGATGCACGGCTACCggatgggggaaaaataacTTCG ACCAAACCGGCCGGTTCCAGTCcgtcttgaaaaaaatcgagcttCCCGTGGTGCCCCACGAGCCATGTCAAACATTCTTACGTTTGACGAGACTCGGTCAGCCTTTCGTCCTCGACAAGACATTCATCTGCGCCGGAGGAGAAGCGGGACAGGATACGTGCACG GGTGACGGCGGAAGCCCGTTGGCGTGTCCTCTGGCAAACGATCCGAACCGTTACGTTCAAGCCGGTATCGTGGCCTGGGGAATCGGATGCGGAGGTGACAGACAACCCGGAGTTTACGCGAATGTAGCGAGAGCCAGACGATGGATCGATTCTAAAATGGCACAATATAATCTAGACACTTCCTCGTACACAATTTGA
- the LOC105682988 gene encoding phenoloxidase-activating factor 2-like → MRISVPAYVFILTSATFFLSVIPPATSNPQDGSLRSQLGCVCVPYYQCSSDNTVITGGEGLIDIRSLQTGPDQIEDLCDDYLQVCCKLPDSVQSQIEKSESSCGLSRPRRLQLQVPRLDAEEAYPGEFPWMVTIFRTKIVQRKNVAERVKVYQCQGTLIHEKVVLTTAQCVKGWKSGNASDPLSIRAGQLDTMTTKEEFDYQERDVQKVVVHKNYNAQRLNKNVALLVLKNPVTIGRDVDITCLAKYRDVELDLHNCVTIGWDKFLSPEDAYFQRSQVNILKKRIEPYVATAECVRLLRNTPLGRRFKLENSFICAGGNPAKTFCSREIGGPLACPLKNEPDRYVQLGIASWCISSGNYQTPSIFANVLQIRRWIDNQMNKLHLNSSVYDARRS, encoded by the exons ATGCGGATCTCAGTGCCGGCATACGTATTCATTTTAACGTCGGCCACGTTTTTCTTATCCGTCATACCACCGGCGACGAGTAACCCTCAGGATGGAAGCCTGCGATCGCAATTGGGTTGCGTCTGCGTTCCTTACTACCAATGCAGTAGCGATAACACGGTAATCACGGGCGGTGAGGGTTTGATCGACATCAGGAGTTTGCA AACGGGTCCCGATCAGATCGAGGATCTTTGCGACGATTATTTGCAAGTTTGTTGTAAATTACCGGACTCCGTGCAGtcgcaaattgaaaaatcagaatcCAGTTGCGGGCTGAGTCGTCCCCGAAGACTTCAACTGCAGGTTCCTCGACTCGACGCCGAAGAAGCCTACCCGGGTGAATTTCCGTGGATGGTCACCATATTCCGCACCAAAATCGTACAACGGAAAAACGTTGCCGAGAGGGTGAAGGTCTATCAGTGTCAAGGGACTCTCATTCACGAGAAGGTAGTCCTGACCACCGCACAGTGCGTCAAGGGCTGGAAATCCGG AAACGCAAGCGACCCGCTATCGATTCGAGCCGGACAATTGGACACCATGACTACGAAGGAGGAATTCGACTATCAGGAGCGCGATGTGCAGAAAGTCGTGGTACACAAAAACTACAACGCCCAAAGACTGAATAAAAATGTCGCCCTGCTCGTTCTGAAGAACCCAGTGACCATAGGAAGGGACGTCGATATCACCTGTCTAGCGAAATATAGGGACGTCGAATTGGATCTCCATAATTGCGTCACGATCGGCTGggataaatttt TATCGCCGGAGGACGCTTACTTCCAGAGGAGCCAGGTGAACAtattaaaaaaacgaatcgaaccGTACGTGGCTACCGCTGAGTGCGTCAGACTCCTTCGCAACACTCCGCTCGGCCGACGTTTCAAACTTGAGAATAGTTTTATTTGCGCCGGTGGAAACCCAGCGAAAACTTTCTGCTCG CGTGAAATTGGAGGGCCGTTGGCGTGTCCGTTGAAAAACGAGCCCGACCGATACGTGCAACTTGGTATCGCGTCCTGGTGCATAAGTTCCGGTAATTACCAGACGCCGAGTATCTTCGCGAACGTTCTTCAAATCCGAAGATGGATCGACAACCAAATGAACAAACTGCATCTCAATTCCTCCGTCTACGACGCCAGGAGATCATGA